In Mytilus edulis chromosome 13, xbMytEdul2.2, whole genome shotgun sequence, a single window of DNA contains:
- the LOC139500654 gene encoding uncharacterized protein isoform X1 — MADTIIPNISLALYRYLCYNIVGTEEHVKTIRLMNTVRDNFSSSKIYTFITSGSYGEGLEMRGSDLDVMLVIKYIKVNADKQPDFDTSITYLSMDTDDVKPGFTQLRLEYSRRQVDLECCGEHNGKHYFSSALYKGKSFLLFGDKGKQIHGPCITDEKGDFDFALSLHCKTWISSAVNWITRSGSSWPSHQVTQSIINHGVLFVPIGVPGSPKEDLEWRVSFSVAEKLLINTFTHTQLMCYALLKIILKDVIANDSECKDLLCSYFLKTIIFWISEELPSSVWKPANLIHCFMRCFNRLIYCVEYSVCLHYFIPENNMFENKIEGRARDVLLNKLNTLYSYGWRCILFSDQISNFAVSMWNFPIDPFTLYVNDVKNIVQSSNFFFANGFLESYAELDILNTGLLHNIWCHHFSLKQLYAYYISHRCSNLGQRVPLDGAIINNKYQYKQYKSCLSTLLTNVYHDAVSGWLMVASLFYKTKQYRKALHIIRYSISKCTPDKLFFGMSLSDIHFQSIKLLSFNKKSVGYLFKILFVDHIQLKVNSTLTPDELLMEGRNQMYFIPSTAYAYFLSILCHYHLNNVRQCQDSIKGLKLVIGERYLMSDVKSTADAYTLLGIALQLFGDTESARQAFLQSLEIYPDESYNSAARRLV, encoded by the coding sequence ACACTATTATACCAAACATATCACTAGCTCTGTATCGCTATCTATGTTATAACATCGTAGGTACAGAAGAACATGTTAAAACaatcagattaatgaacacagtGAGAGATAATTTTTCAAGTAgcaagatatatacatttataacaagTGGAAGCTATGGAGAAGGACTTGAAATGCGAGGAAGTGATTTAGATGTAATGCtagtaataaaatatattaaggTGAATGCGGATAAGCAACCCGACTTTGATACAAGTATAACTTATCTGTCCATGGATACAGACGATGTAAAACCTGGTTTTACTCAATTAAGGCTAGAATATAGCAGACGTCAGGTTGATTTGGAATGTTGTGGAGAACATAATGGTAAACATTACTTTTCGAGTGCATTATATAAGGGAAAGAGTTTTTTATTGTTTGGGGATAAAGGCAAACAAATTCATGGACCATGTATAACTGACGAAAAaggagattttgattttgccttatCTTTACATTGTAAAACGTGGATATCTTCTGCTGTAAATTGGATAACAAGATCAGGTAGCTCATGGCCTAGTCATCAGGTCACACAAAGTATCATAAATCACGGAGTACTTTTTGTACCGATCGGAGTTCCCGGATCACCAAAAGAAGATCTAGAATGGCGAGTATCTTTTTCAGTGGCTGAAAAACTTCTTATTAATACATTTACTCACACCCAATTAATGTGCTATGCTctcttgaaaataattttaaaggaTGTTATAGCAAATGATTCTGAATGTAAAGATTTACTCTGTTcgtattttcttaaaacaattattttctggaTATCCGAAGAACTACCATCATCTGTATGGAAGCCTGCTAATCTTATTCATTGTTTTATGCGATGTTTTAACAGGCTGATTTATTGTGTTGAGTACTCAGTTTGTTTACATTACTTCATTCCAGAAAACAACATGTTCGAGAACAAAATAGAGGGCCGTGCTCGTGATgtacttttaaacaaattaaacacgTTATACAGCTATGGTTGGCgatgcattttattttcagatcaaaTATCTAACTTTGCTGTATCGATGTGGAATTTTCCAATTGACCCATTTACATTATATGTCAATGACGTTAAGAATATAGTGCAAtccagtaattttttttttgcaaatggtTTCTTAGAATCTTATGCTGAGTTAGATATATTGAACACAGGATTATTACACAACATATGGTGTCACCATTTTTCACTAAAGCAATTATATGCATACTACATATCACATAGGTGCAGTAATCTAGGTCAGCGTGTACCACTTGATGGTGCAATTATCAACAATAAATACcaatacaaacagtacaaatCCTGTTTAAGTACTCTTCTAACAAATGTCTATCATGACGCTGTTTCTGGATGGCTTATGGTAGCTTCGTTGTTTTACAAAACGAAGCAATACAGAAAAGCTTTACACATCATTAGGTATTCTATATCGAAATGTACTCCCGACAAACTGTTCTTTGGAATGAGTCTGTCTGATATCCATTTCCAGTCAATTAAACTGCTGTCATTCAACAAGAAGAGTGTTGGTTATCTTTTTAAAATACTATTCGTAGATCATATACAATTAAAAGTGAATTCAACGTTAACACCAGACGAACTTTTAATGGAGGGAAGGAATCAAATGTATTTCATTCCCTCCACAGCGTATGCTTATTTCCTTAGTATTCTTTGTCATTATCACCTTAATAATGTTAGACAGTGTCAGGATTCTATTAAAGGTTTAAAACTTGTTATAGGAGAAAGATATTTGATGTCAGATGTGAAGAGTACAGCGGATGCCTACACTTTATTGGGAATTGCTTTACAATTATTTGGCGACACGGAATCCGCACGACAAGCTTTCTTACAGTCTTTGGAAATCTACCCGGATGAATCGTACAATTCTGCCGCAAGGAGACTTGTGTAA